The genome window TTCAAGAGTGACACGCGGGTGAAAAAGACTGTGTCCAGATCCAGGGCGCCCGTAGGGCGTAGGGGGGATGGGTTTCCTTACCCAAAGCGGGTGGCGGAGACGACTACGTTCATGACTTCATCCTGGAAGATGCGGCTGCCGGGGTCGTTGCCGGCCGCGCCCGCCGCCACCATCAGCGGCAGCAGGTGATCGGGCCGGGGCTGCGCGACGCGCGCGTCGGGTGCCGACGTCCAGTTCGCCAGCGCCTGTTCGCGGGCCTCGCGAGGCAGCGCCACGGTGTCGGCCAGCCAGTCGTCGAAGCGCTGCGAGGCCGGCTTGAACGCCGGCGCGAAGCCCCGCATGTTGTGGAAGCTCATGCCGCTGCCCACGATCAGCACGCCTTCGTCGCGCAACGGCGCGAGCGCGCGTCCGGCCGCCAGGTGGGCCTCGGGATCCAGGCCCGTCTTCATCGACAGCTGGACGACGGGAACGTCGGCATCGGGAAAGATCAGCTTGAACGGCACGAACACGCCGTGGTCCAGCCCCCGCTCGGTGTTCGAGCCGCAAGCGATGCCCGCCTGCCCCAGCAGCTCGCGCACGCGGCCGGCCAGCGCGGGCGAACCGGGCGCCGGGTATTGCAGCTGGTAGGTGTGTTCGGGAAAGCCGTAGTAGTCGAACAGCAGCGGCGGGTTGGGACTGGCATTGACGGTGAAGTCGTCCTCTTCCCAGTGGCCGGAAATCACCAGCACCGCTTTGGGACGGGGGCCCGCCGACGCGGCGAGCCCCTTCAGGAAAGCGGCCATGCGGTCCCACATGCGGGGATCGCCGGGCCAGTCCATGAAGAAGCAGGGGCCTCCTCCATGGGGGATGAAGAACGTGGGCAGACGGTGGGCGCTCGAGGCGGACATGGCGGCTCCTGTGGCGTGGCCTTTGTCGGCAATATAGGCGCGTGCTGTCAGGCAATCAATCGTATAGAACGGAAGGGTTTGTTTCCTGTTTGTTGATGATCGTCAGTGCGGGACGAGGGGATTTCAGGCCCCAGCCTTTACTCCTGTTCCGCTTGCTGGCGCATTCCGGCGGCTTCTTCCCGGACCGCCCGCAGGAAGAATTCCAGCGCGGGCGAAGGCGCCACGTCCGAGCGTAGCACGACCCCCACCGAAGGCAAGGCCCACGACGGCCGGAAGTTCAAGATGGTCAGTATCCCCAGCCGGGCATAGTGCCGGGCGACGCCGCGGGGCATGGCGGCCAGCACGTCGGTATTGCGCAGCAGGACCTCGTTGGCCAGCAGCGAGACGGATTCGGCCAGCGGCACGCCCAGCGTGAGGCCTTGTTCGGCGAAATAGGCGTCGATGCGCTGGCGCAGCGGCGCATCGGGCGGGGGCAGGATCCAGGATTGCCGGGCCAGCGTGGCCGGCGTCACGCGGTTCGAGCGCGCGAGCGGATGTCCCACCCGCGCCACGACGTAGATGGGTTCGTCGTACAGCACTTCGGTGCGGAACATGGCCTGCGAGGCGCCCTGCATCAGGCGTCCGATGATGCAGTCCAGCTCGCCCCGCGCCAGCGCCGCCAGCAGCAGGTCGTTGGTGCCTTCCTGGATCATCACGGTGATGCCTGCGTGGGCCTCGTGCATGCGCGCCAGCGCGCGCGGCACCAGCACCGGCAGCACCACCTGCAGCACGCCGGCGCGCACCCGGCCGGTGGCGCCCCGGGTCAGCGCCTCGATCTCGTTGCGGGCCCCGTCCAGGTCCGCCAGCAGTACGCCGGCCTTCTGCACCAGCGTCTCGCCATAGGGCGTGGGCGAGATGCCGCGGCGCGAGCGCACGAACAGCGGCACGCCGAAGGCTGCTTCCAGTTCCACCAGCAGCTTGCTGGCGGCGGGCTGGGTCATGCCCAGGCGCGCGGCGGCCTTGTGCACGCTGCCGGTGGCGTGCAGCGCCTCGAGCAGGTCCAGGTGGCGCAGCCGCAGCCTGGAACGGATCTGGCGGACGGTAGGGATGCGGTAGGCGGTGTCCACAGTGTGATTCCTGTTGGTTTTCACTTGATTCTAAGAATTTATGCATTGGTAGTCACTGCGTGCCTACACTGGGCCCGTTTTTCCCCTATCCGCGAGACCCCGATGAAGATCACGATGCTGGGCACCGGCGCCGCCTTGCCCGACCCCGACCGAGGCCAGTCGGCCATCCTGCTGACGCTGGACGAAGACCGGCACTACCTGTTCGATTGCGGCGAGGGCGCCACGCGGCAGATGGTGCGCGCCAACGTGGACCCGGCCAAGGTGGGATTCGTCTTCCTGACCCACCTGCACCACGACCACATCTGCGACTACCCCTATTTCGTCATCTCCAGCTGGATGCTGAACAAGACCGGCGCGCCCTTGGTGCTGGGCCCCAAGGGTACGCGGCATTTCGTCGACCACCTGTTCGAGCATGGTGCGTTCCAGGCCGATTTCCGCGCCCGCAGCGCCTATCCCGTGCGCCAGCAGAACATCGAGGCGGCGCGGCCCGAGGTGCGCGAGGTCCAGCCGGGCGTGGTGTTCGAGGACGACAAGGTGAAGATTTCGGTGGACTGGGTCGAGCACATCCCGCGCGACATCTGCGAATGCTTCGGGGTGCGGGTCGAGGCCGAGGGCAAGGTCATCGCCTTCAGCGGCGACACCGCTCCCTGCGACGCCATGGTGCGGCTGGCCCAGGACGCCGACCTGCTGATCCACGAGTGCACCTTCCCCGAGTCCTTCATCGCCCACCGTGCCAAGACCGGGGTGGGCACCTATTCCCACACCAGCCCCACGGACCTGGGCAAGATCGCCCGCCGGGCCAACGTGAAGAGCCTGGTGGCCACGCACTTCGGCCACTTCGATTCCACCAGCCCGGTGCTTCGGCGCGCCGCCGCCAAGCACCTGCCGGTGGAGTTGATGGGGCCGCACCTGATGGACGAGATCGTGGCCGACATACGCAAGAACTACGACGGTCCGCTGCGCCTGGCGCACGACCTGATGCGCATCGACCTGTAGCGCCGCCGCGCCGGCGGCATCCGGCGCATCTTTCCAGGAGGGCATGCCGTGACCGATACCGTTAGCCGCCGTGCCGCGCTGTTCGCCGCCGGCCTCCTCTGTTGCCTTGCCGCCGGCGCACGAGCCGGCTATCCCGACCGGCCCATACGCCTCGTGCTGCCCTACGCACCCGGAGCAGCGGGCGACATCGCCATCCGCCAGGTGCAGCCGCTGCTGGAGAAGCGGCTGGGCCAGCCCCTGGTCATCGACTACCGTACCGGGGCGGGCGGCAACATCGGCGTGCAGGACGTGGTGCGCGCCAAGCCCGATGGCTACACGCTGGTGCTGGGGGCGACCAACAACTTCGTCATCAACCAGTTCCTGTATCGCAAGCTGGGCTTCGATCCGCTGGAGGACCTGGCGATGGTGGGCAAGCTGGCCGACGTGCCCGCCTTCATCTACATCAGCGCGGCGGTGCCGGCGCAGGACTACGCCGCCTTCGCGCGGTACGCCAGGCAGCACGCGGGCAAGCTGAACTACGGTTCGCCGGGGGCCGGCACCACGCCCCATCTGTCGGCCTACATGCTGAGCGAGGCGATGCACGCGAACATGACCCACATTCCGTACCGCGGGTCGTCGCTGGGCGTGCAGGCCCTGCTGGCCAACGAGATCCAGCTCTACATCGGCGGCTACAGCATCGCCGCCTCGTACATGCCGCAAGGGCGCGTGCGCGCGCTGGCCGTCGCTTCGCCGACCCGCTATCCGG of Pigmentiphaga sp. H8 contains these proteins:
- a CDS encoding class III extradiol ring-cleavage dioxygenase, yielding MSASSAHRLPTFFIPHGGGPCFFMDWPGDPRMWDRMAAFLKGLAASAGPRPKAVLVISGHWEEDDFTVNASPNPPLLFDYYGFPEHTYQLQYPAPGSPALAGRVRELLGQAGIACGSNTERGLDHGVFVPFKLIFPDADVPVVQLSMKTGLDPEAHLAAGRALAPLRDEGVLIVGSGMSFHNMRGFAPAFKPASQRFDDWLADTVALPREAREQALANWTSAPDARVAQPRPDHLLPLMVAAGAAGNDPGSRIFQDEVMNVVVSATRFG
- a CDS encoding LysR substrate-binding domain-containing protein translates to MDTAYRIPTVRQIRSRLRLRHLDLLEALHATGSVHKAAARLGMTQPAASKLLVELEAAFGVPLFVRSRRGISPTPYGETLVQKAGVLLADLDGARNEIEALTRGATGRVRAGVLQVVLPVLVPRALARMHEAHAGITVMIQEGTNDLLLAALARGELDCIIGRLMQGASQAMFRTEVLYDEPIYVVARVGHPLARSNRVTPATLARQSWILPPPDAPLRQRIDAYFAEQGLTLGVPLAESVSLLANEVLLRNTDVLAAMPRGVARHYARLGILTILNFRPSWALPSVGVVLRSDVAPSPALEFFLRAVREEAAGMRQQAEQE
- a CDS encoding MBL fold metallo-hydrolase, which encodes MKITMLGTGAALPDPDRGQSAILLTLDEDRHYLFDCGEGATRQMVRANVDPAKVGFVFLTHLHHDHICDYPYFVISSWMLNKTGAPLVLGPKGTRHFVDHLFEHGAFQADFRARSAYPVRQQNIEAARPEVREVQPGVVFEDDKVKISVDWVEHIPRDICECFGVRVEAEGKVIAFSGDTAPCDAMVRLAQDADLLIHECTFPESFIAHRAKTGVGTYSHTSPTDLGKIARRANVKSLVATHFGHFDSTSPVLRRAAAKHLPVELMGPHLMDEIVADIRKNYDGPLRLAHDLMRIDL
- a CDS encoding tripartite tricarboxylate transporter substrate binding protein; this encodes MTDTVSRRAALFAAGLLCCLAAGARAGYPDRPIRLVLPYAPGAAGDIAIRQVQPLLEKRLGQPLVIDYRTGAGGNIGVQDVVRAKPDGYTLVLGATNNFVINQFLYRKLGFDPLEDLAMVGKLADVPAFIYISAAVPAQDYAAFARYARQHAGKLNYGSPGAGTTPHLSAYMLSEAMHANMTHIPYRGSSLGVQALLANEIQLYIGGYSIAASYMPQGRVRALAVASPTRYPGLKEVPTASEAGMPDVVLSNWWGLAAPKGTDPAVIATLSQALNEVLAMPQVREAYAQGGFVPGKGSPAEFEAELRGEARRWQDIVRKSGVMLDN